In one Gemmatimonas sp. genomic region, the following are encoded:
- a CDS encoding dipeptide epimerase: MQLHAEILTVHTTHPFIIARGGFSEYRVVWVRLRDADGAEGWGEAAPSRFYGETADSVMTAMAQFAPVLEHANSWSIDAIERELEKTLRWNAAARCAISSALHDLAAKRLGVPLWKMWGLDATAAPRSTFTIGIAPDAETLRARVRDAAAYPILKIKLGSSWDREVLRIVREEAPHATLRVDANAAWTPKQALAMLQPLSDVGVDLLEQPLAPHDIAGLRFVRERSPIPVVADESCIVATDIPKLVGAVDGINIKLAKCGSLREAMRMIAVARAHGMRVMCGCMIETTLGIAAAAHFSPLLDDADLDGAALLADDPFTGPSIPNGQVTLSDAPGLGVQRR, from the coding sequence ATGCAATTGCACGCGGAAATTCTCACGGTCCACACGACGCACCCGTTCATCATCGCGCGCGGTGGTTTCAGCGAGTATCGCGTGGTCTGGGTGCGACTGCGGGACGCTGACGGCGCGGAAGGGTGGGGCGAAGCGGCACCGAGTCGCTTCTACGGCGAAACAGCGGATAGCGTGATGACGGCCATGGCGCAGTTTGCACCGGTGCTGGAACACGCCAATAGCTGGTCGATCGACGCCATCGAGCGTGAACTCGAGAAAACGCTGCGCTGGAATGCCGCGGCGCGCTGTGCGATCAGTTCGGCGCTCCATGATCTGGCGGCCAAACGGCTCGGCGTGCCGCTCTGGAAGATGTGGGGGCTCGACGCGACCGCGGCGCCGCGTTCCACGTTCACGATCGGCATTGCTCCCGACGCCGAGACGCTGCGCGCACGCGTGCGCGATGCGGCGGCATATCCGATTCTCAAGATCAAGCTGGGCTCGAGCTGGGACCGCGAGGTGTTGCGCATCGTTCGCGAAGAGGCGCCGCACGCCACGCTGCGCGTGGACGCCAACGCCGCATGGACGCCCAAGCAGGCTCTCGCCATGCTGCAGCCGCTCTCCGATGTAGGCGTGGACCTGCTGGAGCAGCCGCTTGCCCCGCACGATATCGCCGGACTTCGCTTCGTGCGTGAGCGTTCGCCGATTCCGGTCGTGGCCGACGAGTCGTGCATCGTAGCGACCGACATTCCGAAGCTGGTCGGCGCAGTCGACGGCATCAACATCAAGCTCGCCAAGTGCGGCTCGTTGCGCGAAGCGATGCGCATGATCGCCGTGGCGCGGGCACATGGCATGCGCGTGATGTGTGGTTGCATGATCGAAACCACGCTCGGGATCGCGGCGGCCGCGCACTTCTCGCCGCTGCTCGACGACGCCGATCTCGACGGCGCGGCGTTGCTCGCCGACGATCCATTCACCGGCCCGTCGATTCCGAACGGACAGGTCACCCTCAGCGACGCGCCGGGACTCGGCGTGCAGCGCCGCTGA